A single region of the Triticum dicoccoides isolate Atlit2015 ecotype Zavitan chromosome 2B, WEW_v2.0, whole genome shotgun sequence genome encodes:
- the LOC119368859 gene encoding disease resistance protein Pik-2-like, which translates to MDKILKKCGGLPMAIISIAGLLASHKQSEGQDMWERIRKSIGSHMESHHTLEGMRDIVTLSYNHLHHYLKVCMMYLSIFPEDYAIAKDRLLKRWVAEGLVTEVRGLTLMEVAEAYYKELVSRSMIDRSGEVVTFYDGRVEMCRVHDMMLEVLVSKSLECNFVSLVGGPHEGMSYDRIRRLSIHGGEEAEDSPWNTTAAWDSRMNSIEEMKMDHVRSLSMFRHEDHTKLLDRLGEFTLLRVLDLEDCTGIETKHLKQVCRMYLLRFLSLKGTSINRMPPEVGELANLESLDVRQTYLEDLPETVSMLQKLEHLLINNKVNIFTKCWTARRGLRRMKALRTVNEIVFGAESLSKLYSLRWLNISDISNRGHQEKSLNFLHDVKSPPRFLQYLRIGSHIDKLPDWVGSLNDLVELSIAWTYFGDDKLFNPICKLPKLKYLNLEAYVYTERALVVKASHSFPALKDMYLNFDLEGMGVLIFQRSSMTKLEKLHVRFLRRQTKRVKGMKHLASLKEVVIEGKKGNCALVRAAEQLKKVNRSRSETDQIKIAVLYE; encoded by the exons atggacaaaattttgaaaaaatgcgGTGGGCTACCAATGGCCATTATTAGCATTGCCGGCCTCTTGGCAAGCCATAAACAGTCCGAGGGCCAAGATATGTGGGAAAGAATTCGCAAATCGATTGGGTCTCACATGGAAAGCCACCATACCCTTGAAGGGATGAGAGACATAGTTACTCTCAGCTATAACCACCTACATCATTACCTCAAGGTCTGCATGATGTACCTCAGTATTTTCCCAGAGGATTATGCCATTGCTAAGGATCGTCTCCTGAAAAGATGGGTCGCTGAAGGATTAGTTACTGAGGTCCGGGGTTTGACCTTGATGGAGGTTGCAGAAGCATACTACAAGGAGTTGGTGAGCAGAAGCATGATTGATCGGTCCGGTGAAGTAGTCACCTTCTACGATGGGAGGGTGGAGATGTGTCGGGTACACGACATGATGCTCGAGGTCCTCGTGTCAAAATCCTTGGAGTGTAACTTTGTTAGCCTGGTAGGTGGTCCGCATGAAGGGATGTCGTATGATAGGATTCGCCGCCTATCCATCCACGGCGGAGAAGAGGCAGAGGATTCTCCATGGAACACAACTGCAGCGTGGGATAGTAGGATGAATAGCATCGAGGAGATGAAGATGGATCATGTCCGATCACTGAGCATGTTTCGGCACGAAGATCACACAAAGTTGCTTGATCGGCTGGGCGAGTTCACCCTGCTTAGGGTACTTGACCTGGAAGACTGCACGGGCATAGAAACAAAGCATTTGAAACAAGTTTGCCGGATGTACTTACTAAGGTTTTTGAGCTTGAAAGGTACAAGTATCAATAGGATGCCTCCAGAAGTCGGTGAGCTAGCGAATCTGGAGTCACTTGATGTACGTCAGACGTACCTTGAAGATCTACCAGAGACTGTGTCAATGCTACAAAAACTGGAACACCTGCTAATCAACAACAAGGTTAACATTTTCACGAAGTGTTGGACTGCCCGCAGGGGCCTGCGTAGGATGAAGGCACTACGGACGGTGAATGAAATAGTGTTTGG GGCAGAGTCCCTGAGCAAGTTATATTCCCTCAGGTGGCTCAACATCTCTGACATCAGTAACCGTGGTCATCAAGAGAAGTCATTGAACTTTTTACATGATGTCAAGTCACCGCCGCGGTTCCTCCAGTATCTTAGGATCGGCTCCCACATTGACAAATTGCCTGATTGGGTTGGGTCACTGAATGATCTCGTTGAGCTTTCCATTGCTTGGACATACTTTGGTGATGACAAACTTTTCAACCCAATATGTAAGCTGCCCAAGCTGAAGTACTTGAACTTGGAGGCGTACGTCTACACAGAAAGAGCACTGGTTGTAAAAGCTTCCCACAGCTTTCCGGCGCTCAAGGACATGTACTTGAACTTCGATCTGGAAGGTATGGGAGTTCTCATATTTCAAAGAAGTTCAATGACAAAGCTCGAGAAACTCCACGTGAGATTTCTGCGAAGACAAACCAAGAGAGTCAAAGGCATGAAGCATTTGGCAAGTCTTAAAGAGGTGGTAATTGAAGGTAAGAAAGGTAACTGTGCATTGGTCCGTGCAGCGGAGCAACTAAAGAAAGTGAACAGGAGCCGCTCAGAAACAGATCAGATCAAGATTGCAGTGTTATACGAGTGA